Below is a window of Impatiens glandulifera chromosome 2, dImpGla2.1, whole genome shotgun sequence DNA.
CACTATTTTTATGTGTTCATAGGCTTTTTGAATATCCTCCCACTTGGAGCTAACAGCTTGATTCCTTTTTGATAACTTTCTCAAAAGAAAAGGAAAGTGAAGGGAACAAATCCTTATAAAGATATACTAATTGATTAAGGAGTAGTGGTGTGTACTCTTTTTTGTGATGAAAGTTCAAAAGTAGGGTTtgtttatcttttcttttttatataaaagtaatgGTCACATTTCCAAATACCTTTTTAGGTATAGGTCCTTGTTAGTTATTATAAAATGGCGTCTCATTGAGATTCATATTCGAATAAGAAacttaacaaaagaaaaaaaaatagtgtttcCAAATAGATTACCCAATTGGCTGGATTTGAATCAAGCTTGTTTCTATTTTtacaagattttttttgttgttggttCACAAACTACAAACTGAATTTGACAAACAAAGTTGAGCTATGCGATTAGCAAATGATGACCTATCTTGTAGGCTATATCATACCTTCTTAAATAATGGTGAAAATgtaaattgaaatgaaaattatatatataaaactaagaTCATAAATATAGTCAAGAAGAAATAAaccttgataaaaaaaaatctacttTCCAACAATCATACATTTCAAAATGTTCAACTATTGTTCAAATATCATTATccaaattgtaaaataaaataaaatattacatcaTCCACAATACTGTTTTTTAAAAAGGTAAAACACTTTTTTTCATTGTCCCCCAATACTACTGCAACCAATAACACAAACATTAGAGTTTGAAAACTACACTCCAGAAAAATAAGGTACAGAAAAATAAGGTACAGAAAAGATAATGTACTTTGTTACATTTCTGTATAAtgcaaagtctaataaatagtttaattttttcaacCTGAACTTGGTGAAAGAATCGATCATTCCACTGTGCTGAAGCAGTTATCCCAAGATCCATATTTCGAGCTGAAACTCCCACCTCCATTTTGTTGTGCATACTCTAAGATCACTGCACGAGCACATACATCCCACATCTTTGCAATTTCTCCGAGCGACATCGGTTGTGAAAGGGTTCGCAGAGATATGCTAAaccttgattttgtctttgcaGATAAATCTTCACTCTCCTTACtgtaaacaaacaaaacaaacaagcaAAACTCagtaagaaaataatttgtaaagaAATATACACTTAGGGCTCGAATGACCagtatttacaaaataataatgatgaatATCTCACCTTGGCTCAGTTGGGAACTTGTCCATGAATATAGGAGAGCAATTTGGGTAGTTATTGGGAACAAGCAAACGTAAGGGCTGAATTTGCGACTGCAGCACAAATTTGAAATTGcataagtataaaaataaaactaaaatgaaaaataacatcATCACTAGGTTTGAAAACATTTACCATTTTTGCAGAAGCATAATGCGCTTTAAAGGTGGGGCTGAGAGCAACAGCTGCGTAAGAGCATTTAACTATAGTTCCTTCACCACCTTCAGCTGCAGCAGCTGCAGAAGCAATAGGATCAACTTCCTCGTCATCACTAATATCCACAACTGTTTCTATAAGTCGCTCATTTATCTTCCTTATCTCCTCCAAAAGGGAATGATTTGCCTGCCAAATGGgacaacaatattaatattattcatagtTATGACAAATCTGATgcgaagagaaaaatattacatattacaGATAAAATCTTTGCAGTTTCTGTATACTTTAGTAAATGTATTCATCTACTATCTCAAGATTCTTATCACAAGCTTAATGAATTGAAGTATTGTTTCAGACAGACGCACTTCACAAGGACCTTAAACAAATCTGGAAATTTGCATATATATGAAGAACCTAGATAAGCAAGTTGATAAAGCAACTAGTCCGTTGgttcttttttccttttctttttttagaccAGGGTTTTTTACATGGAGGAGGCTTTCGAAAAATCTCACCGCGTGACCTCCCACTTCAATGGAAGTGCTTTAGGTGGTAATCGAACATGAGATCTCAGTCTATTAGTTAAAAAACAATCACCACTTGAGATACCATGGGTGGGTATAAAACCACTACGTCCTAACCATTTTCTGATTTGTGCGTGTCATACTTGCGCATGGGCCATACTAATATTTTCTATCTCGTTCCAACTTTATCGAATGTCCCCCAAAGGACggttgtattaaaatatataaaagagacataaaggaaaaaaaatcataaaagagATGATACCGCCAGTCGAGGCCATTTGACACCAGATGTAGCAGTTGACTCTGCGTCAGAATTCTCAGAGCCAGTCACAAAGTTGGCTGTTGTATATCGCTTCATTCTCCTCATGCCATTAGCTCCATCTTGCATTGCAAAATTCCTTGCTTGTAAACGGCACTTGGTCATCGCAGCTAAATCCTCTCCAACAGCAGCTCGGGAACCATTACCTGGTGCTGATCCAGCTATCCTATCAAACATACCGACAATTGAGCCGATATCCCTCACGGAATCACTCAATGCACTTGGCGACATCGACTTTACCTGATTAAACATAACAACACATGTGAGTATACACAATACAGAAAAGAGTGTCAAAATATCTGAATCAAAATCAAACTGACCACTCTAAGTAACCGATCCATAGGCAACTCTGTAATGCTGGACTTGCCAGAAGCAACTGCAAAAGGATTAACATGATTCTCAGGGCTAGTGGACTCGAGCAAAGGGGATGCAGATATTCCAGGAGTTCCAATAGCAAGCGACTGTGAAGAAAGGGCTGTAGGATGTCCAATATTTGTAATAACGACTTTTTCAGATTCCCCAGGCATTGGTGATGGAACAAGAGGAGTTGGAGGAGATGGAATGATGTAAGGCGAGTTTATAGACTGAAGAGGGGTTCCAGTCTTCGTAAGAGATGACAGCATGTTTTGCTGATCAATTTGCGGAGACGGATTCTGAAAAAGTTGGGGAGATGATGCAGTCGGAAGAAGCTGTGGTGACGAAATAGGAAATGAATTAGTAGTTGACTTCACCTGTTGATGTAGTTGACTTCTCTGCTGCTGCTTGTTAGCCAACTGCTGTCTGATCTTCAAGTCGCTCATGTCAGACATCTGATGAAGCTGAGAGATCTGGTGGGGCTGTAATTGTGCCGTTTGTTGTTGCTTCATTTGCTGTGTCTGTTGTTGCTGCTGCTGGTACAATTGTCTCTGCATCAACTGTTGCTGAATCTGACGTTGCTGTTGTTGCTTCATTGGCTGTTGATTCTGTAACATATTTTGTTCTTGTTTTATATGCTGGGATGGAAGACCGGAAGCATTTGACTGAACGACTGATGAGAGGTTCTGCTGAAGCACGTTGTTCATGTTAACTTGTTGGGGAACAACACTCATAGGATTTTGCTGCAAAGATCCGACAGAGACGGGCTGCTGCATATTATTTAGGTGATTACCTTGGCCTGAATCATTGGAACTAGGCTGTAATGAATTCTGAATGCCTGTTAAAGATGGCGGCATAGGATTCTGCTGAAGGCCTGTCATTGCTGTTATGGGATTTTGCATGCTCATCTGTTGAAGCTGCTGGGTGTTCATTTGATTCTCATGTGGCTGCATTTGAGAATGCTGTTGCTGCATGGATTGCATCTGAGATTGGCCAAGCTGTTGACCTTGCGGCATGATGGGACCCTGTTTACGAGGCCTATTTGAATtcagaaaatttattatttgtttttcataagAAGGCAGTTTGTCCCTGTAACTAAGCGAAATATTGTTTTTGGTAATCTGCAGCACCGAAATAATTCGCTCCAACATGGTCTTGAATATTTTGAGCCTCTCAGCTTGTTCATTTTTAGGTTGCTGAGGTTGAGGATCATGCTGAAACAATAAAAAAGAGGTGATGAAACAGGCCATaagaataaaaatcaaaataaggtCTATGCCAAATAATTGTGAACATGTGCACAAATAAGAAATGAGAGTCCTAGGACATTGGATTCTCAACATACAAATGGCATTCTTAAGGTGTATTCCAacaaagtttaatataaaaaccaaaactcataaaagtttgaaatttgacttcattttttgaaaaaggatggttgatgttttcaaaaaatTGGGGACGTGTACGGGAAAGAGCGTAAGTGCACACCTTGCTCGTCGGAAAAGGTCTCTAGTCGGATAATGCCAACACTATTTCTCTACTAATTCTAAATAATTGTGAATATATACACAAATGAGAGTCCTAGGACATTGAATTCTCACATACAAATGGGCATTTTCAAGGTGTATGCTAACAAAGTTTGGCTTGGGATAATTTCCTAATCAGAAGCACTTccaaaaataatgagaaatggAAGAAAGGGCCAACAAAAAGAGTCCAATTGTTGAATCGGGTCTGGTCTGGTCGGTTTCGGGTTGGATTGGGTTCTGGTATGGATTGGGCTTGGGTTTGAAACCAGGTTTAGAATTGGATTTC
It encodes the following:
- the LOC124925618 gene encoding mediator of RNA polymerase II transcription subunit 15a; translation: MDSDLVGMDSNNWRSTQGGEPAVDTGDWRSQLPPDSRQRIVNKIMDTLKRHLPFHGPDGLQELKKIAIRFEEKIYSAAISQTDYLRKISLKMLTMETKSQNSMVNPAQPTSAISNNKNPQDPGSHSMQSQAGNQGQQMPMPMGNNQVQARQQLISQNIQNNIAPGGVQQGSSGLTSGMTSINGLPSTNMPNVASQNPNIQNMQNMSGVQQNLVGNTMGQGISSNMMVNSQQRQMQGAGRQQIMPQQAQQQQQQQQQSQNYLYQQQLQQQLMKPKYQGNLSHSSMQSHVQQQQSQQQPNIMQSSSQQQVMQPSTIQSGSLSGLQQNQQISVQQPTQTGLQQNSQAVFRQQQQQNSMIHQQQQTGQPMQQHQLIGQQSNANNMQQQLTGPQNNISDMQQQQQQQRMLSQQNNLPNMQSQQQLMSQTNNLSNVHHQSMGSLNNVVGLPQQSLVTQPGSSNLQTNQHSLPIMQQPKIPLQQQSQQGNTTLLPNLGGQTSQQQTSSQQSMAQIQSQTGQLQQQLGMQQQSSSVQRDMQQRHQTSGPLLQQQNMIDQQKQIFQSQRAVSEASSTSLDSTVQTGTANSGDWQEEIFQKVKSLKETYLPELAEMYQKISFKLQQHDPQPQQPKNEQAERLKIFKTMLERIISVLQITKNNISLSYRDKLPSYEKQIINFLNSNRPRKQGPIMPQGQQLGQSQMQSMQQQHSQMQPHENQMNTQQLQQMSMQNPITAMTGLQQNPMPPSLTGIQNSLQPSSNDSGQGNHLNNMQQPVSVGSLQQNPMSVVPQQVNMNNVLQQNLSSVVQSNASGLPSQHIKQEQNMLQNQQPMKQQQQRQIQQQLMQRQLYQQQQQQTQQMKQQQTAQLQPHQISQLHQMSDMSDLKIRQQLANKQQQRSQLHQQVKSTTNSFPISSPQLLPTASSPQLFQNPSPQIDQQNMLSSLTKTGTPLQSINSPYIIPSPPTPLVPSPMPGESEKVVITNIGHPTALSSQSLAIGTPGISASPLLESTSPENHVNPFAVASGKSSITELPMDRLLRVVKSMSPSALSDSVRDIGSIVGMFDRIAGSAPGNGSRAAVGEDLAAMTKCRLQARNFAMQDGANGMRRMKRYTTANFVTGSENSDAESTATSGVKWPRLAANHSLLEEIRKINERLIETVVDISDDEEVDPIASAAAAAEGGEGTIVKCSYAAVALSPTFKAHYASAKMSQIQPLRLLVPNNYPNCSPIFMDKFPTEPSKESEDLSAKTKSRFSISLRTLSQPMSLGEIAKMWDVCARAVILEYAQQNGGGSFSSKYGSWDNCFSTVE